DNA from Candidatus Thermoplasmatota archaeon:
GTCCGAACCTTGGTCGATGCTATCTGACCGAATTCCCAGATGACCCACTCCACACTGTATGTTCTTCTGATAGTCCCCAGCAGACATAAGTGTTTTGCCGATGCCGCACTGATTATCGGCAGTGACCGGAGACTCGTGGTTCGTGAACTCTCTGCGGTCAGAAGAGCCGCTGACAACGCAGTACCCGACCGATTCCCTTCGTCCCGAGGACCCGCATCGCCATGGCCGTCAGCGAGTCGCTCCAGAAGACCTTGTCCGCGAGGCCCTTGATTCCCACACCGGTTCTCAGGCGTTCCCAGACGATTCTCCTGCTTGCGGCTTCGTACTCCGCCAGCGGGGCGCTGGTGGAAAGATGAGCGCTAATCGCCTTCGCCGCTTCGCGGGCACATATCATGGCCGTCTGCATCCCGCCCCCCGTCGTGGGGATGACGTGGCCCGCCGCGTCGCCGACTATGAGAACGTTCCCTCTCTGCGTCGGGGAGACGGGCCCTGTGGCGGGAACGAGCTTCCCGCGGATCGTCTGCCACGTCAGTCCCATTCCTCGCAACCAGGACTTCAGAAGACCGGACAGGCTTCCATCGAACCTCTCCCAGACACCGAGACCAGCGTTTGCGGTGCCGTTCTTCGGAAATATCCACGCGTACGCGCCAGGGCTGAGACGTCCGAAGTAGAGAGCAGCATCATCGGGGATGCGACCCTCCACGAACGTCGTGACCGCCCGGTACAGTTGCGCGGGACGGGGGAGGCCGACCCCTCGGGCGATGCGCGATGACGGACCGTCCGCGCCCACGACGATCCTCCCGCGAACGGTGCCCTTCGATGTGACGACCTCCTCTCCGCTCGCCGACCTTGCGTGGGTGTCCAGAAGGATCTCTGCGCCCTTCCTCTCTGCAGCGGCCGCCAGATTCCTCTCGAACTGGGTTCTGTCAATAGTCATCCCCTTGAAAGGAACGATGTACGTCCTCCCCTTCGGACTGTGGACCGAGAAGGTGTCGAACTTCCGCCTCACACAGCCCTCCACGCTTCCATGGAGCTCTTCGAGTCCATAGGCTCGCGGGAACATCTCCAGTACCTCCTCGTTGGAGGCGAGATACTCCCCGCATCTGACCACAGAGCCTACGGATTTCTTCTTCTCGAGCACCACGACATCCAGACCATAGGCCGCGCAATACCTCGCCACGGTCAAACCGGCCGGACCGGCCCCGACAATGATGACATCGCGCTTGGGCACGCTCACCGAATCACCGTGCCGAACAAAAACCTTCCCGCCTAGTAGCTGCGCTCAAGAAC
Protein-coding regions in this window:
- a CDS encoding NAD(P)/FAD-dependent oxidoreductase, with protein sequence MSVPKRDVIIVGAGPAGLTVARYCAAYGLDVVVLEKKKSVGSVVRCGEYLASNEEVLEMFPRAYGLEELHGSVEGCVRRKFDTFSVHSPKGRTYIVPFKGMTIDRTQFERNLAAAAERKGAEILLDTHARSASGEEVVTSKGTVRGRIVVGADGPSSRIARGVGLPRPAQLYRAVTTFVEGRIPDDAALYFGRLSPGAYAWIFPKNGTANAGLGVWERFDGSLSGLLKSWLRGMGLTWQTIRGKLVPATGPVSPTQRGNVLIVGDAAGHVIPTTGGGMQTAMICAREAAKAISAHLSTSAPLAEYEAASRRIVWERLRTGVGIKGLADKVFWSDSLTAMAMRVLGTKGIGRVLRCQRLF